The following coding sequences lie in one Vitis vinifera cultivar Pinot Noir 40024 chromosome 19, ASM3070453v1 genomic window:
- the LOC100248631 gene encoding 3-deoxy-manno-octulosonate cytidylyltransferase, mitochondrial, which translates to MAVCSSSSSSGSSSTTKAWIIHGILTGAAVAVALGAHAYLLLRRSGKFRSRVVGIIPARFASSRFQGKPLVQILGKPMIQRTWERAKLATTLDHVVVATDDDKIADCCRGFGADVIMTSESCRNGTERCNEALQKLEKQYDIVVNIQGDEPLIEPEIIDGVVKALQAAPDAVFSTAVTSLKPEDGFDPNRVKCIVDNRGYAIYFSRGLIPFNKSGEVNQQFPYLLHLGIQSYDTKFLRIYPDLPPTPLQLEEDLEQLKVLENGYKMKVIKVDHEAHGVDTPEDVDKIESFMRERNLS; encoded by the exons ATGGCTGTGTGttcctcatcttcttcttctggatCTTCATCCACCACCAAAGCCTGGATCATCCACGGCATTCTCACCGGCGCTGCGGTGGCCGTGGCCCTCGGCGCCCACGCTTACCTTCTCCTCCGCCGATCCGGCAAGTTCAGGAGCCGGGTCGTTGGAATTATACCGGCCCGTTTCGCTTCGTCTCGGTTCCAGGGGAAGCCTCTCGTTCAGATCCTTGGAAAGCCCATGATCCAG AGAACATGGGAAAGGGCAAAACTAGCAACAACATTGGATCATGTTG TTGTGGCTACGGATGATGATAAGATTGCAGATTGCTGCCGAGGATTTGGTGCTGATGTGATAATGACGTCAGAATCGTGCCGAAATG GTACTGAACGTTGCAATGAAGCTCTTCAAAAGCTAGAGAAGCAGTACGATATTGTTGTCAATATCCAGGGGGATGAGCCTCTTATTGAACCTGAGATAATTGATGGGGTCGTTAAAGCTCTTCAG GCAGCCCCAGATGCAGTGTTTAGCACTGCTGTCACATCTTTAAAACCTGAAGATGGATTTGATCCAAATCGGGTGAAATGTATTGTAGACAATCGTGGTTATGCAATCTATTTTTCAAGGGGACTGATTCCCTTTAATAA GTCAGGGGAAGTCAACCAACAGTTTCCATATCTGCTTCATCTCGGTATTCAG AGCTATGATACAAAGTTCCTCAGAATATATCCAGACCTTCCACCTACACCACTTCAACTCGAGGAAGACCTGGAGCAGCTTAAAGTCCTTGAGAATGGATATAAGATGAAG GTGATTAAGGTTGATCATGAGGCTCACGGTGTAGACACTCCGGAAGATGTTGACAAGATAGAAAGCTTCATGCGCGAGAGGAACTTGTCTTAG
- the LOC100257280 gene encoding dynein light chain 1, cytoplasmic isoform X1, with translation MEKTEEMKEKQVAQMPSQRRIAPNLEVKLAAIAISLNVRLRSSDMPPAMQDHALRYSRSLVDAIPDATRPNPSHIARALKKEFDSVYGPAWHCVAGTSFGSFVTHSPGGFVYFSIDSLYILLFKTEVKLVTEPRA, from the exons ATGGAGAAGACCGAAGAAATGAAGGAGAAGCAGGTGGCGCAAATGCCCTCCCAGCGCAGGATAGCGCCGAACCTCGAGGTGAAGCTCGCAGCCATTGCCATCAGCCTGAACGTGCGGCTGAGATCCTCCGATATGCCGCCAGCCATGCAGGATCATGCGCTGCGATACTCCAGATCACTCGTCGACGCCATCCCGGACGCCACTCGTCCCAATCCAAGCCACATAGCTCGGGCCCTCAAAAAG GAGTTTGACTCGGTGTACGGCCCGGCGTGGCACTGTGTGGCGGGAACGAGTTTCGGGTCGTTTGTGACTCACTCGCCTGGTGGGTTCGTTTATTTCTCGATTGACTCGCTCTACATTCTACTGTTCAAGACGGAGGTGAAGTTGGTGACAGAACCACGCGCATGA
- the LOC100257280 gene encoding uncharacterized protein LOC100257280 isoform X2, which translates to MEKTEEMKEKQVAQMPSQRRIAPNLEVKLAAIAISLNVRLRSSDMPPAMQDHALRYSRSLVDAIPDATRPNPSHIARALKKVWFHRSLTRCTARRGTVWRERVSGRL; encoded by the exons ATGGAGAAGACCGAAGAAATGAAGGAGAAGCAGGTGGCGCAAATGCCCTCCCAGCGCAGGATAGCGCCGAACCTCGAGGTGAAGCTCGCAGCCATTGCCATCAGCCTGAACGTGCGGCTGAGATCCTCCGATATGCCGCCAGCCATGCAGGATCATGCGCTGCGATACTCCAGATCACTCGTCGACGCCATCCCGGACGCCACTCGTCCCAATCCAAGCCACATAGCTCGGGCCCTCAAAAAG GTGTGGTTTCACAGGAGTTTGACTCGGTGTACGGCCCGGCGTGGCACTGTGTGGCGGGAACGAGTTTCGGGTCGTTTGTGA
- the LOC100253729 gene encoding glycosyl hydrolase 5 family protein, protein MQIQMGRFFFLSFFLSILCLLPLKPVVALPLYTNSRWIVDEDGARVKLACVNWPSHQEAAVAEGLSNHPVDLISKRIASLGFNCVRLTLPLFLATDQSLASLTVIQSFQRLGLLESLAGFQANNPSMLDLPLTSAYQAVVSNLADNNMMVILDSHFSEPSFHDNGVFGDQHFNPDLWVKGLTRIATMFSGVPNVVGMSLRNELRCPNQNVKDWYRYMQKGAEAVHSANPDVLVIISGLSDGTDLSFLLNQQLELTFTGKLVLEMHWHGSRVGRAGETSNPNKVCGRVVDSIMRRGGVLLQQGWPLMFVSELGVDDNRHLNCFFGLAAELDFDWALWTLEETNGLMNWNSSFFQRISALQSPLQGPDVSRVRRHKIIFHPSTGLCILRESGSEPLKLGPCTKSEAWGYTPQKLLTVKGTYFCLQAVGLGKPAKLSIICTKPGSNWENISDSKMYLSTKLGDGTRVCLDVDSSSTIVTDACKCLGRGDMCDPGSQWFKVVDSTNITRRPILQIG, encoded by the exons ATGCAAATCCAGATGGGGAGGTTCTTCTTCTTGTCCTTCTTTCTATCTATTCTATGTCTTCTACCTCTGAAGCCTGTAGTGGCTCTGCCACTATACACCAATTCAAGGTGGATAGTAGACGAAGATGGCGCCCGGGTGAAGCTGGCATGCGTGAATTGGCCGTCGCATCAGGAAGCAGCGGTGGCGGAGGGCCTCAGCAACCACCCAGTTGACCTCATCTCCAAGAGGATTGCGTCCTTGGGGTTCAACTGTGTGAGGCTCACTTTGCCACTTTTCTTGGCCACCGACCAGTCACTGGCCTCCCTCACTGTTATACAGTCCTTTCAGAGGCTTGGCTTGCTTGAATCCCTTGCTGGTTTCCAGGCCAATAACCCTTCCATGCTTGATCTTCCTCTCACAAGCGCTTACCAG GCGGTGGTGTCTAACCTTGCGGACAACAATATGATGGTCATACTAGACAGTCACTTCAGCGAGCCCAGCTTCCATGACAATGGCGTCTTTGGCGACCAGCACTTCAATCCAGACTTGTGGGTCAAGGGCCTCACCCGGATTGCCACCATGTTCAGCGGTGTCCCTAATGTGGTGGGCATGAGCTTGAGGAATGAGCTCCGATGCCCCAATCAGAATGTGAAGGACTGGTACAG GTACATGCAGAAAGGAGCTGAAGCAGTGCACTCAGCCAACCCAGATGTTCTGGTCATAATCTCTGGCTTGAGTGATGGTACAGACCTATCTTTCCTCCTCAATCAACAGCTGGAATTGACATTCACAGGGAAATTAGTGTTGGAGATGCATTGGCATGGATCGCGGGTTGGGAGGGCTGGGGAAACCAGCAACCCCAACAAGGTGTGCGGGAGAGTGGTGGACAGCATAATGAGGAGAGGAGGGGTTCTGCTACAGCAAGGATGGCCATTAATGTTTGTGAGTGAGCTTGGGGTGGATGACAACAGGCACTTAAATTGCTTCTTTGGCCTGGCAGCTGAACTGGACTTCGATTGGGCATTGTGGACACTGGAAGAGACTAATGGGTTAATGAATTGGAACTCAAGCTTCTTCCAGAGGATTTCAGCCCTCCAATCTCCTTTGCAAG GGCCAGATGTATCCCGAGTCAGACGACATAAAATAATCTTCCATCCTTCGACTGGTCTTTGCATTCTAAGGGAATCAGGGTCTGAACCATTAAAGCTAGGTCCCTGCACCAAGTCAGAAGCTTGGGGCTACACCCCCCAAAAGTTGTTGACAGTGAAGGGAACATACTTCTGCCTTCAAGCAGTTGGGCTAGGGAAGCCTGCAAAACTCAGTATAATATGCACTAAACCTGGGTCAAATTGGGAGAACATTTCAGATTCAAAGATGTACCTGTCAACTAAGCTGGGGGATGGCACCCGTGTTTGCTTGGATGTAGACTCCAGCAGCACCATTGTCACAGATGCCTGCAAGTGTTTGGGTAGAGGTGATATGTGTGATCCTGGGAGCCAGTGGTTCAAGGTTGTTGACAGCACAAATATTACAAGAAGACCTATTCTTCAGATCGGCTAG